Within the Nocardioides aurantiacus genome, the region TGAGCATCACCTCCCCGCTGCCGGCGGTCGTGGTCCACCCCACCTGCTCGAGCACCGCGCTGGGGGTCACCGACGACCTCGTCGCGCTGGCCCGGGCCTGCGCGGGCGAGGCCGGCGACGTCCGGGTGCCGGGCGCCTGGGGCTGCTGCGCCTTCGCGGGCGACCGCGGGCTGCTGCACCCCGAGCTGACCGCCTCGGCGACGGCACCGGAGTCGGCGGAGGTCGCGACCATGGACCTGCCGGCCGGAGCGGCGTACGTCTCGGGCAACCGCACGTGCGAGATCGGCATGTCACGGGCGACCGGGGCGACCTACCGCCACGTGGTCGAGGTGCTGGAGGAGGCCACCCGGCCCCGCTAGGCCCTCCGGCGTGCCCGGGGTGCCCGGGGTGCCCGGGCGGTCACGACCGGGTGCGCAGCAGGGCGCAGGAGTGGTCGCGTCACCGTCCGGAGCGGGTCAGGCGCGCTGCTCGGCCCCGTGCCGCTGCGCCGCCAGGGCGACCGCCGCCTCGCGTGCGGCGGCGGTGTCCTGCTCGGTCAGGGTGCGGTCGGGTGACCGGAACCGCAGCGCGAAGGCCAGCGACTTGCGTCCCTCGGGCACGGGCGGGCCGGTCCACACGTCGAAGAGGCGCAGGCCCTCCAGCAGCGGACCCGCCCCCTCGCGCAGGGTGGCGGCCAGCTCGGCGGCGGGCAGGTCGGCGTCGACCACGAGCGCGACGTCCTCCTTGGCCACCGGGAAGGTGGAGAACTCCGGGGCCTGCGCCGGGACCGCGCGGGACAGCAGCGCGTCGAGGTCGAGCTCGGCGACGGCCGTGCGGGCCGGCACGCCGAGGTCGCGGCAGACCCGGGGGTGCAGCTCGCCCGCGTGACCCACCACGACGTCACCGCCGGCCGGGCCCGACGAGAGCACCAGCTCGGCACAGCGGCCGGGGTGCCAGGGCGCGAGCACCGCGCGGCGCACGGTGAGCTCGAGCCCGAGCGCCCGCGCCACGACGCGCGCGGTCTCGACGGCGTCGGCCCAGGTGGCGGTGCGGCCCTCGCCCCACCAGCCGGAGCGGTCGCGCTCGCCGGCCACGGCCAGCGCGAGGTGCAGCGGCTGCTCGGGAACGGCGGCGTTGAGCGCCTCCCACTCGGCCGCGTCGGGCCGGCGGTCGACGCCCAGGATCGGCGCGCCGTCCCCGCGGGGCCGGGTCACCGGGGCGACCTCGAACAGCGCCAGGTCGCCCGCGCCGCGACCGACGTTGCGGGCCACGGTGGCCAGCAGCCCCGGGAGCAGCGTGGTGGTCATCAGGGGTTCCTCGGCGCTGAGCGGGTTGGCCAGCCGCAGCGTCGTACGACGGGGGTCGTCGGCCGCCAGCCCGAGCCGGTCGAGGTCGGCCTCGCCGACGAACGGGAAGGTCAGCACCTCGACGTAGCCGTCGCCGGCCAGCGTGCGTCCGACCCGACGGCGCATCGTCTGCGCGGGGGTCAGCCCGCGACCCGACGGCGCGGGCGGCAGCACGCTCGGGACGTGCTCGTAGCCCACGACGCGCGCCACCTCCTCGACCAGGTCGAAGGGGTCGGCGAGGTCCGGGCGCCAGCTCGGCAGCTCCGCGGTCAGCGTGTCGGGACCCGCCTCGACCCGACAGCCCACGGCCTCGAGGTCGGCGACCACGGTGTGGGAGGCGATGTCCATGCCGGTGACGCGGGCGGGCAGGTCCAGCGCGATCGTGACCGTACGACGCTCCGGTGGCTCGCCCACCACGGTGACGCCCGGATCGACGGTGCCGCCGCCCAGCTCGGCCAGCAGCGTGACCACCCGGTCGGCGGCCGCCTCGCAGATCTCGGGGTCGACGCCGCGCTCGTTGCGGCGGCCGGCCTCGGAGGTGAGCTTGTGCCGGCGGCCCGTGCGGAACATCGACGGACCGTCCCAGTGGGCCGACTCGACGAGCACGCGGGTGGTGGTCGCGGACATCTCGGTGGTCTGGCCACCCATGACGCCGCCGAGCCCGATGATGCCGCTGTCGTCGGTGACGACGAGGTCCTCGGTCGAGAGCGCCCGGTCGGTGCCGTCGAGCGTCGTCAGCCGCTCGCCCGCGCGGGCACGACGCACCCCGACGGTGCCGGTGAGCTTGTCGGCGTCGTAGCCGTGGATCGGACGCCCCAGCTCGAACATCACGTAGTTGGTGACGTCGACGGCCAGCGAGATCGAGCGCTGACCCACCAGGGCCAGCCGGCGCGCCATCCAGTCCGGCGTGGGGGCGGTGGGGTCGAAGCCGGAGACGGTGCGGGCCACGAAGACCGGGCAGCCCTCCGGGTCCTCGATCGCGACCGCGGGACCGGCCCCGTCGGCCGGGGGCAGCTCGCGCTCGGCGGGGTCGTGGAAGGCGACACCGAGGCCGAGCGCGGCCTCGCGGGCCACGCCGCGCAGCGACAGCGCGTAGGCGCGGTCGGGGTTGACCTCGAGCTCGAGCACCTCGTCGCGCAGGTCGAGCAGCTCCACCACGTCGTCGCCGGGCTCCCCCGCGTCGGCGGGAAGCACCAGGATGCCGTCGTGATCCTCACCCAGGCCGAGCTCACGGGTGGAGCAGATCATCCCGGCCGAGACGTGTCCGTAGGTCGTGCGGGCGGCGATCTCGAACCCGCCGGGCAGCACGCCGCCCGGCAGCACCACGACGACGAGGTCGCCGACGCCGAAGTTGTGGGCGCCGCAGACGATGCCCTGCGGCTCGCCGGTGCCGTTGGCGTCGCCGACGTCGACGGAGCACCAGTTGATCGTCTTGCCGTTCTTCTGCGGCTCGGGCTCCATCGTGAGCACCCGGCCGACCACGAGCGGGCCGGTGAGGTCGTGGCCGGGACGCTCGATCGCCTCGAGCTTGAGCCCGAGGGCGGTCAGCCGGGCCGCCAGGTCGTCGGCGGTGACGTCGTCCGGCAGGGCGGCGTGCTCGCGGATCCAGGACAGCGGGGCCTTCACAGATCACTCCTGAACGCGGTGGAGAAGCGGACGTCGCCCTCGAACATGTCGCGCATGTCCGAGACGCCGTGGCGGAACATCAGCATCCGGTCGATGCCGAAGCCGAACGCGAAGCCGGTGTAGCGGTCGGGGTCGACGCCGCACGCGACCAGCACGCGCGGGTTGACCACGCCGCAGCCGCCGAGCTCGATCCAGCCCTCGCCCTTGCAGGTGCGGCAGTCCTCGACGGCCGGGGCGAGCCCCCGGCAGACGAAGCAGACCATGTCCATCTCGGCGGACGGCTCGGTGAAGGGGAAGTACGACGGCCGGAACCGCGTCCGGATGCCCTCGCCGAAGAGCACGCCGAGCATGTGGTCCAGCGAGCCCCGGAGGTGGGCCATGGTGATCCCGGAGTCGATGACCAGGCCCTCGACCTGGTGGAACATCGGGCTGTGCGTCGCGTCGTACTCGTCGGTGCGGAACACCCGACCGGGCGAGACGACGTAGATCGGGGGCGTGCGCGTCAGCATCGCGCGCGCCTGCACCGGGCTGGTCTGGGTGCGCAGCACGAGGTGGTGCTCGGCCGGCTCGGTCCAGAAGGTGTCCTGCATGGTGCGGGCCGGGTGGTCGGGGCCGAGGTTGAGGGCGTCGAAGTTCAGCCACTCGGCCTCCACCAGCGGCCCCTCGGCCACCTCCCAGCCCATCGCGACGAAGACGTCGGCGATCCGCTCGGACAGCATCGTGATCGGGTGGCGGGCGCCGGTCGGGCGGCGGTCCCAGGGCAGCGTGACGTCGACGGTCTCCTCGTCGAGCATCCGCGCCTCGGCCT harbors:
- the pheT gene encoding phenylalanine--tRNA ligase subunit beta, which produces MKAPLSWIREHAALPDDVTADDLAARLTALGLKLEAIERPGHDLTGPLVVGRVLTMEPEPQKNGKTINWCSVDVGDANGTGEPQGIVCGAHNFGVGDLVVVVLPGGVLPGGFEIAARTTYGHVSAGMICSTRELGLGEDHDGILVLPADAGEPGDDVVELLDLRDEVLELEVNPDRAYALSLRGVAREAALGLGVAFHDPAERELPPADGAGPAVAIEDPEGCPVFVARTVSGFDPTAPTPDWMARRLALVGQRSISLAVDVTNYVMFELGRPIHGYDADKLTGTVGVRRARAGERLTTLDGTDRALSTEDLVVTDDSGIIGLGGVMGGQTTEMSATTTRVLVESAHWDGPSMFRTGRRHKLTSEAGRRNERGVDPEICEAAADRVVTLLAELGGGTVDPGVTVVGEPPERRTVTIALDLPARVTGMDIASHTVVADLEAVGCRVEAGPDTLTAELPSWRPDLADPFDLVEEVARVVGYEHVPSVLPPAPSGRGLTPAQTMRRRVGRTLAGDGYVEVLTFPFVGEADLDRLGLAADDPRRTTLRLANPLSAEEPLMTTTLLPGLLATVARNVGRGAGDLALFEVAPVTRPRGDGAPILGVDRRPDAAEWEALNAAVPEQPLHLALAVAGERDRSGWWGEGRTATWADAVETARVVARALGLELTVRRAVLAPWHPGRCAELVLSSGPAGGDVVVGHAGELHPRVCRDLGVPARTAVAELDLDALLSRAVPAQAPEFSTFPVAKEDVALVVDADLPAAELAATLREGAGPLLEGLRLFDVWTGPPVPEGRKSLAFALRFRSPDRTLTEQDTAAAREAAVALAAQRHGAEQRA
- the pheS gene encoding phenylalanine--tRNA ligase subunit alpha is translated as MSGPNSEYDPVQVTPLDEEHVEAMRVAALEAVAGATDLADLKRVRTEHAGDRSPLALANREIGALPPQARKDAGRRVGQARGAVTQALAARQAELEVEAEARMLDEETVDVTLPWDRRPTGARHPITMLSERIADVFVAMGWEVAEGPLVEAEWLNFDALNLGPDHPARTMQDTFWTEPAEHHLVLRTQTSPVQARAMLTRTPPIYVVSPGRVFRTDEYDATHSPMFHQVEGLVIDSGITMAHLRGSLDHMLGVLFGEGIRTRFRPSYFPFTEPSAEMDMVCFVCRGLAPAVEDCRTCKGEGWIELGGCGVVNPRVLVACGVDPDRYTGFAFGFGIDRMLMFRHGVSDMRDMFEGDVRFSTAFRSDL